A window of the Caldalkalibacillus salinus genome harbors these coding sequences:
- a CDS encoding FAD-dependent oxidoreductase produces the protein MSILLTPVKIGGLTLGNRVMMGAMHLGLEGRQNAEEDLIRFYTERLKYVGPGLIVTGGVSVSPEGEGGAHFLGFYREEDRSRLKRLTERIHESGGQVAAQLFHAGRYAYPDLSGEEAVAPSAIRSPIHQHTPRALTAEDIRHLIHCFADSAKQAQNLGFDAVEIMGSEGYLINQFLSPVTNKRDDEWGGDFDRRMHFAIEIVRHIRKRVGLNYPVIFRLSGADLVDNSTSEEETVQFAKRLEANGVDAVNIGIGWHESKVPTISMMVPRGGFIEVARKIKNNVSIPVIGSNRINDPQLANTLILQGHCDLVSMARPFLADPHILHKASRGEYEAINTCIACNQACLDHVFEGKTASCLVNPRAGREAKWHLTPPSAHDRKKVLVIGGGPAGLEAARSLAEKGEDVHLFEERDQLGGQLHYAKQIPDKSEFNETLRYYAHELTRLGVSVHLNTKLNIEQMRAFEPDLIVNATGVKPRIPKIPGVELPHVYTYPQIFDQNVQLGHKIVIIGAGGVGCDVAHYLLEKGEYNITMLRRKGKMGEGLGKTTRWALISKLIQNGLQFMSDLSYESITHDGVVIRQEHKEAPTFMTIPANHIILATGQEPHTVPDLLQLQKEGFNMITIGGAKRAGELDAKRAIYEGARIAYETIETSNISGMKRP, from the coding sequence GTGAGTATACTTCTAACGCCTGTTAAAATTGGAGGTTTGACCTTGGGCAACCGCGTGATGATGGGCGCGATGCACCTAGGTCTAGAAGGAAGGCAGAATGCGGAGGAGGATTTGATTCGTTTCTACACAGAAAGGTTAAAATATGTTGGCCCCGGACTCATTGTGACCGGTGGTGTATCAGTATCACCAGAAGGTGAAGGGGGAGCACATTTTTTAGGTTTCTATCGTGAAGAGGATCGAAGTCGTTTGAAAAGGTTAACTGAGCGTATTCATGAGTCGGGCGGCCAAGTTGCAGCGCAGCTTTTTCACGCAGGCCGTTACGCTTATCCGGATTTATCAGGAGAAGAAGCTGTTGCTCCGAGTGCTATACGTTCTCCAATACATCAACACACCCCGCGTGCACTCACAGCGGAAGACATCCGACACCTTATTCATTGTTTTGCAGATAGCGCTAAACAAGCCCAAAACCTTGGGTTTGATGCCGTTGAAATTATGGGGTCTGAAGGCTATCTGATTAACCAATTTTTATCTCCAGTAACCAATAAGCGTGATGATGAATGGGGTGGCGACTTTGATAGACGAATGCATTTCGCTATAGAAATCGTTCGTCATATACGCAAACGTGTCGGACTTAATTACCCAGTGATATTCAGGCTGTCTGGAGCCGATCTGGTAGATAACAGTACTTCAGAAGAGGAAACGGTACAGTTCGCCAAACGCTTAGAGGCTAATGGCGTAGACGCCGTTAATATCGGGATTGGCTGGCACGAGTCAAAGGTGCCGACAATTTCCATGATGGTGCCTAGAGGAGGTTTCATTGAAGTCGCCAGAAAGATAAAAAATAACGTATCAATCCCTGTCATCGGTAGTAATAGAATCAATGATCCTCAGCTCGCAAATACACTCATCCTACAAGGGCATTGTGATCTTGTCTCTATGGCTCGACCATTTCTAGCGGATCCTCATATTTTGCACAAAGCATCTAGGGGAGAGTATGAAGCGATTAACACGTGCATTGCCTGTAACCAGGCTTGCTTAGATCATGTGTTTGAAGGCAAAACGGCCTCTTGTTTGGTTAATCCACGAGCCGGAAGAGAGGCTAAATGGCATCTTACGCCTCCTAGCGCACATGACCGCAAAAAAGTGCTGGTCATCGGTGGTGGACCAGCAGGGTTAGAGGCCGCCAGATCCTTAGCAGAAAAAGGGGAAGATGTTCACCTTTTTGAAGAAAGAGATCAATTGGGCGGCCAACTTCATTACGCGAAGCAAATCCCTGATAAATCAGAATTCAATGAAACGTTACGCTACTATGCCCATGAGCTTACGCGTTTAGGTGTATCCGTACATTTGAATACGAAGCTGAATATAGAACAGATGAGAGCATTTGAGCCCGACCTGATCGTGAACGCTACTGGGGTGAAACCCCGTATCCCTAAGATTCCAGGTGTAGAGCTACCACATGTTTATACCTACCCTCAAATTTTTGATCAGAATGTCCAGTTAGGACATAAGATCGTGATTATAGGTGCAGGGGGTGTCGGTTGTGACGTCGCCCATTATCTGTTGGAAAAAGGAGAATACAACATCACCATGTTACGCCGTAAAGGAAAAATGGGAGAGGGATTAGGTAAGACCACCCGATGGGCATTGATTAGCAAGCTCATACAAAACGGACTACAATTTATGTCAGACCTCAGTTACGAAAGCATTACACATGATGGGGTGGTCATCCGTCAGGAGCATAAAGAGGCCCCCACATTCATGACCATTCCAGCAAATCATATCATTCTCGCGACCGGCCAAGAGCCTCACACCGTTCCGGATCTCCTACAACTTCAAAAAGAAGGATTTAATATGATAACGATAGGCGGTGCCAAACGAGCAGGTGAATTAGATGCCAAACGGGCCATATATGAAGGCGCCAGAATAGCATATGAAACAATCGAGACAAGTAACATTAGTGGTATGAAGCGTCCTTGA
- a CDS encoding MHYT domain-containing protein: MDQVTGSYDYSLVLLSYLIATLAAYTALSLIGRLYVYRNYFWLIAAGVCLGTGVWAMHFISMLAFHLDAQVQVSYDLTYVVISILFAILSSLLSLYICAYSVINAKRLAIGAFILGLGLTLMHFIGMRAMQIDANMVMHFSAPYVFLSFLASSIDALVAFYLAFWLRKSHSRFDTYKVVSAFLMGIAICGVHYIGMLGTTFWLEEGHVSSESTYSINTQILGLSIALTTCFILGTFILTIFFDRRIKESQERYRSLYQNSPEMILILNPVGEVIHSNPAGYRTLGLSKHEIKKKRLADMLLPDDLASFEYSFYQSLKGMSSEVSIRAKHTRGDMIYLKVTTYPFMIEENLKGIFLIGKDKTASVKSEEALRKLNDEHTLILNAMYEGVFGLDLDLNVTFWNPATERMTGYKKEEVLGRRIPELIRRDSQLDNPFQGQGSPIRQSMETGKVIHCKDDLFWKKDGYSFPVDYTCTPIMKLGMIVGTVVTFRDITERKEAEAYLNKSEKLSVAGELAAGIAHEIRNPLTAIKGFMTLIRPTTDAKYFDIIHSEISRMEFIVSELLMLSKPQTVNYNQKDVQRVIQQVVTLLESQANLNNILMTYEHEQEPLYIMCDENQIKQVFINFIKNAIEAMPQGGEIKIKAYKDEDQAVVQVIDQGSGIPEEKLERIGQPFYTTKEKGTGLGLMVSFNIIENHDGQVEVKSKVNEGTTFTTIFPLYRE, translated from the coding sequence ATGGACCAAGTCACTGGTAGTTATGACTACTCCCTTGTGCTTTTATCGTACCTTATTGCAACACTGGCCGCTTACACTGCGTTAAGTTTGATTGGTCGATTATACGTCTATCGTAATTACTTTTGGCTCATTGCCGCAGGTGTGTGCTTGGGTACAGGGGTATGGGCGATGCATTTCATCTCCATGCTCGCTTTTCATTTAGACGCCCAAGTTCAAGTAAGCTATGACCTAACCTACGTGGTTATATCTATTTTATTTGCGATCTTGTCTTCTCTCCTATCACTTTACATATGCGCTTATTCAGTTATAAATGCAAAACGTTTAGCTATCGGTGCCTTTATATTAGGTCTCGGACTCACGTTGATGCACTTTATCGGTATGCGAGCGATGCAGATAGATGCCAACATGGTCATGCATTTCTCAGCACCTTATGTATTTCTATCTTTTTTGGCTTCCTCAATCGATGCCTTGGTAGCCTTTTATCTGGCTTTTTGGCTCAGAAAGTCTCATTCGAGATTCGACACTTATAAGGTCGTGAGTGCGTTCCTTATGGGTATTGCCATTTGTGGGGTGCACTATATTGGCATGTTAGGGACAACCTTTTGGCTAGAGGAAGGACATGTCAGTAGTGAAAGTACGTATTCTATTAATACACAAATATTAGGCTTGAGTATTGCCTTAACCACATGCTTTATATTGGGGACCTTTATCCTTACGATCTTCTTTGATCGCAGGATAAAGGAGTCGCAGGAACGGTATCGTTCTCTATATCAAAATAGCCCAGAGATGATCCTTATTTTGAATCCAGTTGGAGAAGTGATTCACTCCAACCCTGCCGGCTATCGTACTCTGGGGCTTTCCAAGCATGAGATTAAAAAGAAACGTTTGGCCGACATGCTTTTGCCAGATGACTTGGCTTCATTCGAGTACTCCTTTTACCAATCCCTAAAAGGCATGTCTAGTGAGGTTAGCATTCGGGCGAAGCACACACGCGGGGATATGATTTATTTAAAAGTGACCACTTACCCTTTCATGATCGAGGAGAATTTGAAGGGGATATTCTTAATTGGTAAAGATAAAACGGCGTCCGTTAAGTCTGAAGAGGCCTTAAGAAAACTGAATGATGAACACACGCTCATACTTAATGCGATGTATGAAGGTGTATTCGGTTTGGATTTAGATCTTAACGTGACATTCTGGAATCCTGCTACTGAAAGAATGACAGGTTACAAAAAAGAGGAAGTCCTTGGACGGCGTATCCCGGAACTGATCAGACGTGACTCACAGCTGGATAACCCTTTTCAAGGGCAAGGCTCTCCTATACGCCAATCCATGGAAACGGGAAAAGTAATCCACTGTAAGGATGACCTTTTTTGGAAGAAGGACGGGTATTCCTTTCCAGTTGACTACACGTGTACGCCAATCATGAAACTGGGGATGATTGTTGGTACAGTGGTCACATTCCGAGACATAACGGAGCGCAAAGAAGCGGAGGCCTATCTGAATAAGTCAGAGAAGCTGTCTGTGGCAGGAGAACTTGCTGCCGGAATTGCACATGAGATCAGGAATCCGCTCACGGCGATTAAAGGCTTCATGACTTTGATTAGACCGACGACTGACGCTAAATACTTTGATATTATCCATTCGGAGATCAGCCGTATGGAGTTTATCGTTAGCGAATTGTTGATGCTTTCCAAGCCCCAAACGGTGAATTACAATCAGAAGGACGTTCAAAGGGTGATACAACAAGTCGTCACACTGTTGGAATCCCAAGCTAACCTGAACAATATCTTAATGACATATGAACATGAACAAGAACCGCTGTACATTATGTGCGACGAAAACCAAATTAAGCAAGTGTTTATTAATTTTATTAAAAACGCTATTGAGGCGATGCCACAAGGCGGGGAAATCAAGATCAAAGCGTATAAAGACGAGGACCAAGCTGTTGTTCAAGTCATTGACCAAGGGTCAGGTATACCGGAGGAAAAGCTTGAACGTATTGGTCAGCCATTCTACACAACGAAGGAAAAAGGGACTGGCCTTGGGCTCATGGTGAGCTTTAACATCATCGAAAATCATGATGGTCAAGTCGAGGTGAAAAGTAAAGTAAATGAAGGCACTACGTTTACGACGATATTCCCGTTATATCGAGAGTAA
- a CDS encoding helix-turn-helix domain-containing protein yields the protein MSDELKLDVALLRRKVPNLTTAARSVGLRPATVSNLCTGKIPVGRAEVRTLVALASLAGCKVDDLLIKGSGVGMIETGIKVLDLFAPLVRGGTVGFVARPGMGQFVLLPEIFYRLKQRGFVTVYVKPERELQGSEEIYTETDVICQNVQEACEQIETLRIDKDVILCIDRSVVLSGELFDIQDQLHDPGARPVTYAIVDFQGESVEEDAPYGPLETLWRFDMELVTRKMYPAIDPVMSTSTILEGAHLETTHLTVQQKAKKMLRRYRELRHIVNAWGIEKLPDTDKTIYHRGEKLEAFLTQPFYVAEAYTKKKGEWLKVSETLEDIRLIIDGKADESPLEKLQYLGRLNEVSR from the coding sequence ATGAGTGATGAACTCAAGTTAGACGTGGCCTTACTCCGACGTAAAGTTCCTAATCTCACAACAGCAGCTCGTTCGGTAGGACTTCGACCTGCTACAGTATCTAACCTATGTACCGGAAAAATACCTGTAGGTCGAGCAGAGGTACGTACATTAGTTGCACTCGCCTCTTTAGCCGGTTGTAAAGTGGATGATTTATTAATTAAAGGGAGTGGTGTAGGGATGATTGAAACGGGAATTAAAGTATTGGATCTGTTTGCACCATTAGTCAGAGGAGGGACGGTTGGGTTTGTAGCTCGTCCAGGCATGGGGCAATTCGTCCTTCTTCCAGAAATTTTTTATCGTTTGAAGCAACGTGGCTTCGTGACGGTTTATGTCAAACCTGAACGAGAATTACAAGGGAGTGAAGAGATCTACACTGAGACGGATGTCATCTGTCAAAATGTCCAAGAGGCCTGTGAGCAGATTGAGACACTAAGGATAGATAAAGATGTCATTTTATGTATTGATCGGAGTGTGGTTCTATCGGGAGAATTATTTGATATCCAAGACCAATTACACGATCCTGGTGCTAGACCTGTCACCTATGCCATCGTAGATTTTCAAGGGGAATCCGTTGAAGAAGACGCACCGTACGGTCCACTTGAGACGTTGTGGCGCTTCGACATGGAGTTAGTGACACGCAAGATGTACCCTGCTATTGACCCCGTGATGTCAACCTCAACGATTCTTGAAGGTGCACACCTTGAAACCACTCATCTTACAGTACAACAGAAGGCTAAGAAAATGTTACGTCGTTATCGTGAGTTAAGACATATTGTTAACGCGTGGGGGATTGAAAAACTACCTGATACAGATAAAACCATCTATCATAGGGGAGAGAAACTAGAAGCTTTTCTGACTCAGCCTTTCTATGTGGCAGAAGCATATACGAAGAAGAAAGGGGAATGGCTCAAAGTTAGTGAGACATTAGAGGATATTCGTCTCATCATTGATGGTAAAGCGGACGAGAGCCCATTAGAGAAGCTCCAGTATCTGGGACGGTTGAATGAAGTAAGCCGTTGA
- a CDS encoding TolB family protein, whose protein sequence is MVYKLLFTLVFLFVQVLSPLGTAVAKGDDSELKAAFVRDQDLWLKIGKQETMLTEGDNVRYPQWSTDGQWLAFEKVLDNQKSELWVYDLDAQVTYKIADTTFPIYRWSQHENELAYLDQSVLKVVSMDDVFEGKEGHIVLRGVGQYAWLPNGSGFLVSTEANPTDEGWGDIELLTVSKQEQEANQTTHLYTLPSQTEDYFVISTSGFKWSPDLKWIAFIGRPTASLSADGNTLFALSADGQELLKLGDMLNNENWFQWGPTKHQLAFIEGTGRMATQNKNLTLHPFSWWTNKGKDLTPAGDVDWDFDWKDERTITVSRAEESRWEEDESQRPFPVLVQVDTKRKKGQSITSPMRGFGDFYPQHIQSLDTLTWVRSDRYSAEVWRGRSDGSQARKWINDIDLGSNYYERWDWRTVLSVYQPSDTAFDKK, encoded by the coding sequence GTGGTTTACAAATTACTTTTCACCTTGGTGTTCCTTTTTGTTCAAGTGTTGTCCCCCTTAGGAACAGCAGTAGCCAAAGGTGATGATTCTGAACTCAAAGCCGCTTTCGTCCGTGATCAGGATTTATGGCTGAAGATAGGGAAGCAGGAGACAATGTTAACGGAAGGTGATAACGTCCGCTATCCGCAATGGTCTACAGACGGACAATGGCTTGCTTTTGAGAAAGTCCTTGATAATCAAAAGAGTGAACTTTGGGTTTATGATTTAGACGCACAAGTAACATACAAGATAGCAGACACGACTTTTCCAATTTATCGTTGGTCTCAACATGAGAATGAATTGGCCTACCTAGACCAATCCGTTTTGAAAGTCGTGAGCATGGATGACGTTTTTGAAGGAAAGGAAGGTCACATCGTACTTAGAGGTGTAGGTCAATATGCATGGTTACCAAACGGGAGCGGTTTTCTTGTTTCAACTGAAGCAAACCCCACGGATGAGGGGTGGGGAGATATAGAACTTCTCACTGTCTCAAAACAGGAGCAGGAGGCTAATCAGACCACGCATCTGTATACCTTACCGAGTCAAACTGAAGACTACTTTGTTATTTCCACAAGTGGGTTCAAATGGTCGCCAGATTTGAAATGGATCGCCTTTATTGGTCGACCCACAGCTTCTCTCTCAGCTGACGGAAATACACTATTTGCTTTGTCCGCTGATGGCCAAGAACTCTTAAAGCTAGGCGATATGCTCAACAATGAAAACTGGTTTCAATGGGGCCCGACGAAGCATCAGTTAGCCTTTATCGAAGGAACAGGGCGTATGGCGACACAAAACAAAAATTTGACCCTACACCCCTTTTCCTGGTGGACGAATAAAGGAAAAGATCTCACACCGGCGGGGGATGTAGACTGGGACTTTGACTGGAAAGACGAGCGTACCATTACGGTGTCTAGAGCAGAGGAAAGCAGATGGGAAGAAGATGAATCTCAACGTCCGTTTCCTGTCTTAGTACAGGTGGACACCAAACGCAAGAAAGGACAGTCAATCACTTCACCGATGAGAGGGTTTGGTGATTTTTATCCGCAACATATTCAATCTCTAGACACGTTAACGTGGGTGAGAAGTGATCGATATTCGGCAGAAGTATGGCGTGGCCGCTCAGACGGATCACAAGCGAGAAAATGGATCAATGATATCGACTTAGGATCTAACTATTACGAACGCTGGGATTGGCGTACAGTACTCAGCGTATACCAACCGTCCGATACAGCATTCGACAAGAAGTGA
- a CDS encoding ABC transporter ATP-binding protein, which yields MQKELLKVKNLKQYFPIKGGYLGRTVNHVKAVDDVTFTIHEGETVSIVGESGCGKSTTGRAILRLDEPTDGEVTFDGEDLLALNKNEMRKMRKDLQIIFQDPYASLNPRQTIRQILDEALEIQQVVPKDQREDKIRELMDIVGLGSHQIDRYPHEFSGGQRQRVGIARALSVNPKLIVCDEAVSALDVSIQAQVINLLKQLQNKFNLTYLFIAHDLGVVRHISDRIIVMYLGKIVEIADKKSLFENPQHPYTKALLSAIPVPNPKVKKERITLTGDVPSPINPPTGCRFHTRCPFATDKCREEEPVLHQEGHMKDNHLAACHYIEEIKEGQLQMS from the coding sequence ATGCAGAAGGAATTACTGAAAGTTAAGAATCTTAAGCAATACTTCCCTATCAAAGGGGGATACCTTGGAAGAACGGTTAATCATGTTAAAGCGGTCGATGATGTCACCTTCACAATACACGAAGGAGAAACAGTCAGTATCGTCGGTGAGTCTGGATGTGGTAAGTCTACAACAGGGCGTGCCATCTTAAGACTAGATGAACCAACGGATGGTGAAGTGACATTTGACGGCGAGGACTTGCTCGCACTCAATAAAAATGAAATGAGAAAGATGAGAAAAGATCTACAGATCATTTTCCAGGACCCATACGCTTCACTTAACCCTAGACAAACCATCCGTCAAATATTAGACGAAGCGCTCGAAATCCAACAAGTGGTCCCAAAGGATCAACGAGAAGATAAGATTCGAGAGTTGATGGACATTGTAGGATTAGGTTCACATCAAATCGACCGTTATCCTCACGAATTTAGTGGGGGACAACGTCAGCGTGTCGGTATCGCACGTGCCCTATCGGTTAACCCGAAGCTCATCGTATGTGATGAAGCTGTCTCTGCTCTAGATGTATCTATCCAAGCACAAGTGATTAACCTGCTGAAGCAGTTGCAAAATAAGTTCAATCTCACTTATCTTTTCATCGCGCATGACCTTGGCGTGGTTCGTCATATCTCAGATCGGATTATTGTCATGTATCTCGGTAAAATCGTGGAGATTGCAGATAAAAAATCTTTATTCGAGAATCCGCAACACCCTTATACGAAAGCACTGTTATCTGCCATCCCTGTACCGAATCCTAAGGTTAAGAAGGAACGCATTACGTTAACTGGCGATGTTCCTTCACCGATTAACCCTCCAACAGGCTGCCGCTTCCACACACGCTGTCCTTTCGCAACGGATAAGTGTCGTGAAGAAGAACCTGTGCTTCACCAAGAGGGACACATGAAAGATAACCATCTCGCAGCATGTCATTATATTGAAGAGATTAAAGAAGGCCAATTACAAATGTCATAA
- a CDS encoding M14 family zinc carboxypeptidase: MRKTVLSLATATALAVSSVMVPAAVSVHAVGNGPNYNGNETIKNERLHSYEDMVQFLESVDKQAEHLTVETYGQSVQGRDLFLVKFGNNPDRPTIVILTQQHGNEALVTEAALRVIQQLSTNSQKVRELQEQVNVIFIPRLNVDGAEGDVNFDISHYEGGGQATRYNANEADLNRDHNSLAQPETRALHEEVLQQYDIDYLIDFHHQGTQSAINDEYVSGSILYPTNPQVDPAVAHMSKQLGAVVYDAVEEKGYGTLGKYRGGTANTIARNGLAHDYDISTLLFEMRGMSDHSYEPYVLGQKSNGYIIQQGVVAMEAAIEAIADDSITEADTSFWETLPYQGTKGEE, from the coding sequence ATGAGAAAGACAGTGTTAAGTCTTGCAACGGCCACTGCCCTTGCAGTTTCATCCGTTATGGTACCTGCTGCTGTTTCTGTACATGCTGTAGGGAACGGACCGAATTACAATGGAAACGAGACGATCAAGAATGAACGCCTACATAGTTATGAGGACATGGTTCAGTTTTTGGAGTCAGTGGACAAGCAAGCAGAACATCTTACGGTGGAAACGTACGGTCAATCCGTTCAAGGTAGGGATCTATTTCTGGTCAAGTTTGGGAATAATCCAGATCGACCTACGATTGTCATCCTGACTCAACAGCATGGTAACGAAGCTTTAGTCACAGAGGCGGCCCTCCGCGTGATTCAACAGTTGTCTACCAATAGTCAAAAGGTAAGGGAGCTACAGGAGCAAGTCAATGTTATATTCATCCCTCGCCTTAACGTAGACGGTGCAGAAGGAGACGTCAATTTTGATATATCCCATTATGAAGGTGGGGGACAAGCGACACGGTATAATGCGAATGAAGCAGACTTAAATCGAGATCACAACTCGTTAGCACAACCGGAAACTAGAGCTTTACATGAAGAAGTCCTGCAACAATATGACATCGATTATTTGATTGATTTCCATCATCAAGGGACGCAAAGTGCCATCAACGATGAGTACGTGTCAGGCTCTATTCTCTACCCAACGAATCCCCAGGTAGACCCAGCGGTGGCTCACATGTCTAAGCAGTTGGGCGCAGTGGTTTATGATGCTGTTGAAGAGAAAGGGTATGGTACGCTAGGAAAGTATCGTGGTGGAACAGCCAACACCATTGCTCGTAACGGACTAGCACATGACTACGACATTTCGACGCTTCTATTTGAGATGAGGGGAATGTCCGACCATTCCTATGAACCGTACGTATTAGGACAAAAGAGTAACGGCTATATTATCCAACAAGGGGTTGTGGCGATGGAGGCAGCTATAGAAGCCATTGCTGACGATTCCATAACAGAAGCAGACACAAGTTTTTGGGAGACGTTACCGTATCAGGGCACTAAAGGAGAAGAATAG
- a CDS encoding ABC-F family ATP-binding cassette domain-containing protein, whose protein sequence is MSILTVKNLSHGFGDRAIFNDVSFRLLKGEHIGLVGANGEGKSTFMDIITGKLEPDEGTISWSKNVRIGYLDQHTVLEKGMTIRDVLKSAFQYLYDLEKRMNDIFNQMAEVSPEEMESMLEETGTIQEMLTNNDFYIIEAKVEEISRGLGIHEIGLDRDVQDLSGGQRTKILLAKLLLEKPDILLLDEPTNYLDEQHIEWLKRYLQEYDNAFILISHDIPFLNSVINLIYHMENQELNRYVGDYDQFLEVYEMKKQQREAAYKKQQQEISELKDFVARNKARVATRNMAMSRQKKLDKMEKIELTKEKPKPQFHFQPARATGKLVFETQDLVIGYDEPLSKPLNLRMERGEKIALTGANGIGKTTLLKSILGLNPPLSGHVEQGDYLEIGYFEQEPADTNRTCIEEVWESFPSYTQFEVRAALAKCGLTTKHIESKVVVLSGGEKAKVRLCKLMNKETNILLLDEPTNHLDVDAKEELKRALKAYKGGMLLICHEPEFYQDVVTDVWNCEHWTTKVI, encoded by the coding sequence ATGAGTATTTTAACAGTAAAGAACTTAAGCCATGGGTTTGGTGACCGCGCCATTTTCAACGATGTGTCCTTCCGTCTGCTTAAGGGAGAGCATATTGGGCTCGTCGGTGCAAACGGCGAGGGCAAATCCACGTTTATGGATATTATTACGGGAAAACTTGAACCAGACGAGGGAACCATCTCTTGGTCCAAAAATGTTCGCATCGGTTACCTCGACCAGCATACCGTATTAGAAAAAGGGATGACCATTCGCGACGTTCTAAAGAGTGCCTTTCAATACCTCTATGATCTAGAAAAACGCATGAACGACATTTTTAACCAAATGGCTGAGGTTTCCCCAGAAGAAATGGAGAGCATGTTGGAAGAGACAGGCACCATTCAGGAGATGCTGACCAATAACGATTTTTATATCATTGAGGCCAAGGTTGAAGAAATCAGTCGTGGCTTGGGGATACATGAGATTGGTTTAGACCGCGATGTACAGGATCTGAGTGGCGGACAACGAACGAAAATTTTACTGGCCAAGCTCCTCTTAGAAAAGCCAGATATTCTCTTACTCGATGAGCCGACTAACTATCTTGATGAGCAGCATATTGAATGGCTGAAACGCTACCTACAGGAGTACGATAACGCCTTCATCCTCATTTCACATGACATACCTTTCTTAAATAGTGTCATTAACCTTATCTATCACATGGAGAATCAAGAGCTAAATCGCTATGTGGGGGATTACGATCAATTCCTAGAAGTGTATGAAATGAAGAAACAACAACGAGAAGCAGCGTATAAAAAGCAACAGCAGGAAATCTCTGAATTGAAGGATTTTGTTGCTCGAAACAAAGCGCGCGTGGCGACGAGAAATATGGCCATGTCGAGACAAAAAAAGCTAGATAAGATGGAGAAAATTGAACTGACGAAGGAAAAGCCGAAACCTCAGTTCCACTTTCAACCCGCACGGGCGACAGGTAAACTCGTCTTTGAAACGCAGGATCTTGTCATCGGTTATGATGAGCCACTTTCTAAGCCGCTTAACCTTCGCATGGAGCGTGGCGAAAAGATCGCCTTGACTGGTGCAAATGGTATAGGTAAAACCACTCTACTCAAGAGCATTTTAGGGCTTAACCCACCCCTCTCTGGACATGTCGAGCAAGGCGATTACCTAGAGATCGGATATTTTGAGCAAGAGCCTGCAGACACGAATCGTACGTGTATTGAGGAGGTTTGGGAGTCGTTTCCGTCATATACTCAGTTTGAGGTCAGAGCAGCCCTTGCTAAGTGCGGATTGACGACGAAGCACATCGAGAGTAAAGTCGTCGTCTTAAGTGGTGGAGAAAAAGCCAAGGTCCGACTGTGTAAATTAATGAATAAAGAAACGAACATCCTACTCTTGGATGAGCCGACAAACCATTTAGATGTGGACGCGAAAGAGGAGTTAAAACGTGCCCTTAAGGCATATAAAGGCGGGATGCTACTGATCTGCCACGAACCGGAGTTTTATCAGGACGTTGTCACTGACGTATGGAATTGCGAACATTGGACAACTAAAGTGATATAA